Proteins from a genomic interval of Paenibacillus sp. FSL R5-0623:
- the proS gene encoding proline--tRNA ligase translates to MSKENDKQFVTEITPQGEDFSRWYIDVIKKADLMDYAPVRGCIVFKPDGFEIWEHIKDELDRRFRETGHRNAYFPMFIPESFFQKEKEHVEGFNPELPWVTEAGGEKLEERLAIRPTSETIIGHMYSKWIQSYRDLPVLINQWANVVRWEKRTLPFLRTSEFLWQEGHTAHETEEEAREETMKMLEIYREVVEEYLAIPVIVGQKTKSEKFAGAVDTYSIEAMMKDGRAVQAGTSHYMGTNFAKAFEIQYLSRNNVLELAYTTSWGVSTRLIGALIMVHGDDRGLVLPPKVAPTQVVMIPIGPPKTRDAVVGRADELFTELKKAGVRVKMDDRSDVRPGWKFNEYEMRGVPIRLEIGPRDMENGVCVLVSRITGEKKVVEQANLVEEIQAMLTQIQADMLERARTFMSDNFYSVDTLDAMKELMENKRGFTLAGWCGSEACEDKVREVTGATSRNIPFKPAEEKHTCLACGEQAEHTVVFARAY, encoded by the coding sequence ATGTCAAAGGAAAATGATAAACAGTTCGTGACTGAAATCACACCACAGGGTGAGGATTTCTCACGCTGGTACATTGATGTTATCAAAAAAGCTGATCTCATGGACTATGCACCCGTACGCGGTTGTATTGTGTTCAAACCAGACGGCTTTGAAATCTGGGAACATATTAAGGATGAGTTGGATCGTCGTTTCCGGGAAACGGGCCATCGCAATGCGTACTTCCCGATGTTCATTCCTGAGAGCTTCTTTCAAAAGGAAAAAGAGCACGTGGAAGGTTTTAACCCTGAATTACCATGGGTTACTGAAGCTGGCGGAGAGAAGTTGGAAGAACGTCTGGCAATCCGTCCTACATCCGAAACGATTATCGGTCACATGTATTCCAAGTGGATTCAGTCTTATCGGGATCTGCCGGTACTGATCAACCAGTGGGCTAACGTAGTTCGTTGGGAAAAAAGAACGTTGCCGTTCCTTCGCACAAGTGAGTTCCTGTGGCAGGAAGGTCATACAGCGCATGAGACGGAAGAAGAAGCACGTGAAGAAACGATGAAAATGCTTGAGATTTATCGTGAAGTGGTTGAGGAATACTTGGCTATTCCTGTAATTGTTGGTCAGAAAACCAAATCCGAGAAGTTTGCGGGTGCGGTGGATACGTACTCGATCGAAGCCATGATGAAGGATGGGCGTGCTGTACAAGCAGGTACATCTCACTATATGGGGACGAACTTTGCAAAAGCATTTGAAATCCAGTATCTTAGCCGCAATAATGTGCTGGAGCTGGCTTACACTACTTCATGGGGAGTAAGCACTCGTTTGATCGGTGCATTAATTATGGTTCACGGAGATGACCGTGGTCTCGTACTTCCTCCTAAAGTGGCACCAACACAAGTGGTCATGATTCCAATTGGGCCTCCGAAAACGCGTGATGCTGTTGTTGGGCGTGCAGATGAGTTGTTCACTGAGTTGAAAAAAGCTGGAGTTCGTGTGAAAATGGATGACCGCAGCGATGTTCGCCCAGGTTGGAAGTTCAATGAATACGAGATGCGCGGTGTTCCGATTCGTCTGGAGATTGGTCCACGTGATATGGAAAATGGCGTTTGTGTACTCGTATCACGGATCACAGGTGAGAAGAAAGTGGTAGAACAAGCGAACCTGGTAGAAGAGATCCAGGCTATGCTGACACAGATTCAGGCAGATATGTTAGAGCGTGCTCGCACATTTATGTCGGATAACTTCTACTCCGTGGATACACTCGATGCGATGAAAGAACTGATGGAAAATAAACGCGGGTTTACACTGGCTGGATGGTGCGGTTCAGAAGCTTGCGAAGATAAAGTAAGAGAAGTCACAGGTGCAACAAGCCGGAACATTCCGTTCAAGCCTGCGGAAGAAAAGCATACGTGCCTGGCTTGTGGTGAACAGGCAGAACACACGGTTGTGTTTGCAAGAGCATACTAA
- the rseP gene encoding RIP metalloprotease RseP: protein METIQVVFLTVLMFFVIVTVHEWGHYYFAKRAGILVREFAIGFGPKLFSYKRNETQFTLRLLPFGGYARMAGEDPELVEIQEGQTIAVRSVDDQVKMIYLDQLDNRKNVIRGEVISIDMERALKLQLDVDGEIQEYRIHPQAMLVSRGKQTQIAPKDRQFGSKTVGQRALAIFAGPLMNFILAFVLFAVYAQMAGVPVENPKNLQIGEVLEGGAADQANLQKGDIIETINGTAIGTDSQKMVSMIADSKDKPMEWTLRRGSDTFNITITPRAVEGQEGGKVGIVPTLPTRSVGFVETFKVSGVAMVDTTRIIFEGFKHLINQFNMDDIGGPVRTFEVTGQIAKQGIEQLTRWAAILSLYLGIFNLLPIPALDGSRLVFLGIEALRGRPVDPNREGMVHFIGFAMLFVLMLAVTYNDILRLING, encoded by the coding sequence TTGGAAACCATACAAGTGGTATTTCTAACGGTGCTCATGTTCTTTGTCATCGTGACGGTTCATGAATGGGGGCATTATTATTTTGCCAAACGCGCCGGTATTCTTGTACGGGAGTTTGCGATCGGTTTTGGTCCAAAATTGTTCTCATATAAAAGAAACGAGACCCAGTTTACATTGCGTTTGTTGCCTTTTGGTGGATATGCACGAATGGCAGGGGAAGATCCGGAACTGGTAGAGATCCAGGAAGGACAGACCATTGCGGTAAGATCAGTGGATGACCAGGTGAAGATGATCTATCTGGACCAGCTGGATAACCGTAAAAATGTAATACGTGGTGAAGTCATCTCCATTGATATGGAGAGAGCGCTGAAGCTTCAACTCGATGTAGATGGAGAGATTCAGGAGTATCGTATTCATCCTCAAGCAATGTTGGTAAGTCGTGGTAAACAAACGCAGATTGCACCGAAAGATCGTCAATTCGGCAGCAAAACTGTTGGACAGCGTGCATTGGCTATTTTTGCGGGCCCACTCATGAACTTTATCTTGGCCTTTGTGCTGTTTGCTGTATATGCGCAGATGGCAGGAGTTCCGGTGGAAAATCCAAAAAATCTTCAAATTGGTGAGGTGCTTGAAGGTGGGGCAGCCGATCAGGCGAACCTGCAAAAGGGCGATATTATCGAAACCATCAATGGTACTGCAATTGGTACGGATTCTCAAAAAATGGTGTCGATGATTGCCGATTCCAAAGACAAGCCGATGGAATGGACGCTGCGCCGGGGTTCGGATACGTTTAATATAACGATTACTCCACGTGCTGTAGAAGGACAAGAGGGCGGTAAAGTGGGGATCGTACCTACGTTACCAACCCGATCTGTTGGATTTGTAGAGACATTTAAAGTCTCAGGCGTGGCCATGGTTGATACAACCAGAATAATATTTGAAGGTTTTAAACATCTGATCAATCAATTCAACATGGATGATATTGGTGGCCCAGTTCGTACATTTGAAGTGACAGGGCAAATTGCTAAACAAGGGATTGAACAATTAACGAGATGGGCAGCAATTTTGAGTCTGTATCTTGGGATATTTAACTTGCTACCAATACCTGCACTGGACGGCAGCCGTCTGGTATTTTTGGGAATTGAAGCGCTGCGCGGCAGACCTGTTGATCCCAATCGCGAAGGCATGGTGCATTTCATCGGATTTGCGATGTTGTTTGTGTTGATGCTGGCAGTAACTTACAATGATATATTACGTTTAATTAACGGATAA
- a CDS encoding phosphatidate cytidylyltransferase: MKQRLTTGIIAGVLFLGFCMLGGPWYHGLVLLMALIGYYEFVKMTGVMPFSGVALIGYAGVFAIVFPWEMLWEARPLSLFQVIWIVMLVLMTASVVTKNKLPVNTVAMLFIGVLYIGIGFYYIAESRHLHHGLFWTFLLLGSIWASDAGAYFVGKLIGKNKLWPSISPNKTVEGALGGIVIAIVTSVIFALVSDGLLSWQRAIVIGIACAVVGQMGDLIQSAYKRVYNIKDSGSLLPGHGGILDRCDSWIVVFPFVHILMLLPY, from the coding sequence TTGAAACAGCGATTAACGACAGGAATCATAGCAGGTGTGTTGTTTTTAGGTTTTTGCATGCTGGGCGGACCCTGGTACCATGGTTTGGTACTGCTTATGGCTCTCATCGGTTATTATGAATTTGTTAAAATGACCGGGGTGATGCCTTTTTCAGGTGTGGCCCTGATTGGATATGCTGGTGTTTTTGCCATTGTGTTTCCTTGGGAGATGCTTTGGGAGGCAAGACCGTTATCCTTATTTCAGGTCATCTGGATAGTAATGCTTGTGCTGATGACAGCTTCGGTTGTCACCAAAAATAAGCTTCCCGTGAATACAGTGGCGATGCTTTTCATCGGCGTGTTGTATATAGGGATCGGTTTCTATTACATTGCAGAATCCAGACATCTGCATCATGGATTGTTCTGGACTTTCCTGTTGCTGGGCTCCATATGGGCCAGTGATGCAGGAGCTTATTTTGTAGGGAAACTAATTGGTAAAAACAAACTGTGGCCTTCCATCAGTCCAAACAAAACCGTGGAGGGTGCGCTGGGTGGCATCGTGATTGCAATTGTTACTTCTGTTATTTTTGCATTAGTATCAGATGGTTTGCTTTCGTGGCAAAGAGCGATTGTGATCGGAATTGCCTGTGCAGTTGTAGGTCAGATGGGTGACTTGATCCAGTCTGCATACAAACGTGTATATAATATCAAGGATTCAGGCAGTCTTCTCCCAGGGCATGGAGGCATTCTTGATCGGTGCGACAGCTGGATTGTTGTTTTTCCATTCGTACATATACTAATGCTATTGCCCTACTAA
- the pyrH gene encoding UMP kinase yields MEQPVFKRVVLKVSGESLSGQNGYGIDADTISSIAQQVKEVVALGVQVAIVCGGGNIWRGIAGSEKGIDRATADYMGMLATVMNSLALQDALEQIEVPTRVQTSIAMQQIAEPYIRRRAIRHLEKGRVVIFAAGTGNPFFSTDTTAALRAAEIEAEVILMAKNKVDGVYSADPFKDSTAVKFDQLTYMDILNKDLGVMDSTASSLCKDNNIPLIVFAITEQGNIKRVVLGERIGTIVKGSVD; encoded by the coding sequence TTGGAACAGCCAGTATTTAAACGTGTTGTCTTAAAGGTCAGCGGAGAGTCTCTTTCCGGTCAAAACGGCTACGGTATTGATGCAGATACGATCTCGTCGATTGCCCAACAGGTAAAAGAGGTTGTTGCACTTGGTGTACAGGTTGCTATTGTATGTGGCGGCGGAAACATCTGGCGTGGAATTGCCGGTAGCGAAAAAGGCATCGATCGTGCAACTGCCGATTATATGGGTATGCTGGCGACAGTGATGAACTCGCTGGCACTGCAGGATGCTTTGGAACAGATTGAAGTGCCTACGCGTGTACAGACATCTATTGCAATGCAACAGATTGCAGAGCCTTATATTCGTCGTAGAGCTATTCGCCATCTGGAGAAAGGCCGGGTCGTTATTTTTGCAGCAGGTACAGGTAACCCGTTCTTTTCCACGGATACAACAGCAGCACTGCGCGCAGCGGAGATTGAAGCAGAAGTTATCTTGATGGCCAAAAATAAAGTTGATGGTGTATACTCAGCAGATCCGTTTAAGGACAGCACAGCTGTGAAATTTGATCAGTTGACTTACATGGATATTCTTAACAAAGACCTTGGTGTAATGGATTCAACGGCATCCTCGCTTTGTAAGGACAACAACATCCCGTTGATCGTATTTGCCATTACAGAACAAGGTAACATCAAACGTGTTGTTCTGGGCGAACGTATCGGAACAATCGTTAAAGGGAGTGTAGATTAA
- the frr gene encoding ribosome recycling factor: MPQAVKQHAEERMEKAIQALRRDLATLRAGRATPALLDRIQVEYYGAMTPLNQLANISTPDSRTLMIQPWDKSSMGDIERAIMKSDLGLTPANDGSMIRLSIPALTEERRAELVKLTKKFGEEGKVAIRNIRRDANDDIKKMEKSDISEDESRRHQDDIQKSTDKFIAEVDKVLAAKEKEIMEV, encoded by the coding sequence ATGCCACAAGCGGTTAAACAACATGCCGAAGAGCGTATGGAAAAAGCAATTCAAGCATTGCGTCGTGACCTGGCTACTTTGCGTGCAGGCCGTGCAACTCCAGCTCTTCTGGACCGAATCCAGGTAGAGTATTATGGAGCAATGACGCCATTGAATCAACTCGCTAATATCAGTACTCCGGATTCCCGTACACTGATGATTCAGCCTTGGGACAAATCCTCCATGGGTGACATCGAGCGTGCCATCATGAAATCGGATCTGGGTCTTACTCCAGCCAATGATGGTAGCATGATCCGTTTGTCTATTCCGGCATTGACGGAAGAACGTAGAGCGGAACTTGTTAAGCTGACGAAAAAGTTCGGTGAAGAAGGTAAAGTAGCGATTCGTAACATTCGCCGTGACGCGAATGATGACATCAAGAAAATGGAAAAGTCAGATATTTCCGAGGATGAATCCCGGAGACATCAGGACGATATCCAAAAATCGACCGACAAGTTTATTGCTGAAGTCGATAAGGTACTCGCTGCCAAAGAAAAAGAAATCATGGAAGTGTAA
- a CDS encoding isoprenyl transferase, translated as MIKRVRSWWNGADKQETLTISEDNIPQHVAIIMDGNGRWAKRLGLPRIAGHQNGMKAVKRATIAADELGIKYLTMYAFSTENWTRPKEEVDFLMRLPQEFLAIELDELIEKNVRIRMMGQEEHLPSHTINALREAIRLTEHNTGLVLNFAMNYGSRREMTDCVKQIALQVKSGELSAEDITPELIDRHMLTVDMPDPDLLIRTSGELRLSNFMLWQLAYSELWFTDIYWPEFGKKHLLEAVAEYQRRTRRYGGLK; from the coding sequence ATGATCAAACGGGTTCGGTCGTGGTGGAATGGGGCTGACAAGCAGGAAACGCTGACTATATCCGAGGACAATATCCCGCAGCACGTCGCCATCATCATGGACGGCAATGGACGATGGGCCAAACGTTTGGGACTCCCGCGTATAGCCGGGCACCAAAATGGCATGAAGGCAGTCAAACGTGCGACCATCGCGGCGGATGAACTGGGCATCAAATATCTGACGATGTACGCTTTTTCGACAGAAAACTGGACGCGTCCAAAAGAAGAAGTGGATTTTCTGATGCGACTTCCGCAAGAATTTCTAGCCATAGAGCTGGATGAACTTATAGAAAAAAATGTGCGCATTCGCATGATGGGTCAAGAGGAACATTTACCTTCTCATACCATTAATGCCTTGCGGGAAGCCATTCGTCTTACGGAACATAATACAGGTCTCGTTTTGAACTTTGCAATGAACTATGGAAGTCGTCGTGAAATGACGGACTGTGTTAAACAGATCGCTCTGCAGGTGAAATCGGGGGAACTATCGGCAGAGGACATAACACCTGAACTCATTGATAGACATATGCTGACGGTTGACATGCCCGATCCGGATCTGCTGATCCGGACGAGCGGAGAGTTGAGATTAAGCAACTTTATGCTCTGGCAGCTTGCATATAGTGAATTATGGTTTACGGATATATACTGGCCCGAATTTGGCAAAAAGCATTTGCTTGAAGCAGTAGCCGAATATCAGCGCAGAACAAGGCGTTACGGCGGTTTGAAATAG
- a CDS encoding 1-deoxy-D-xylulose-5-phosphate reductoisomerase, which translates to MKKIAILGSTGSIGTQTLDVVDMHPELFQVEGLAAGGNTDLLVEQTKRYRPKKVSVGSKELAEKVAPHLPAGTQLFYGTEGLVEVAAGTDAHTVVTAVVGSVGLESTLAAIDAGKQIGLANKETLVTAGHIVTTRAAAKGVSLLPIDSEHSAIYQCLNGENRERLAGITLTASGGSFRDLTREQLKSVTIEDALKHPNWSMGSKITIDSATMVNKGLEVIEAHWLFGLRYDQINVLLHPESVIHSYVEFDDTSIIAQLGNPDMRVPIQYALTYPDRLPSPAQRLSLAQAGKLHFREMDMERFPCLRMAYECGKMGGTGTTAFNAANEVAVARFLRKEISFLKIEDIIASVLEAHHNVDEPDLQEIARCDQESRKLAASL; encoded by the coding sequence ATGAAAAAAATTGCGATTCTCGGGTCAACCGGTTCCATTGGAACCCAGACACTGGATGTAGTTGACATGCATCCAGAACTCTTTCAAGTGGAGGGACTGGCTGCCGGAGGCAATACAGACCTGCTGGTCGAACAAACCAAACGTTACCGGCCGAAGAAGGTATCGGTGGGGTCCAAAGAACTGGCGGAGAAGGTAGCTCCACATTTGCCAGCAGGAACGCAACTGTTTTATGGCACTGAGGGACTCGTAGAAGTTGCGGCAGGAACCGATGCGCATACGGTTGTTACAGCGGTGGTGGGGAGTGTTGGATTGGAGTCAACGCTTGCTGCCATAGACGCAGGCAAACAGATCGGGCTGGCCAACAAGGAGACATTGGTTACAGCGGGGCATATTGTTACTACAAGAGCGGCTGCCAAAGGAGTCTCTTTGCTACCCATCGATAGTGAGCACTCTGCGATATACCAATGCTTGAATGGTGAAAACAGAGAACGCTTGGCAGGCATTACGCTCACCGCTTCAGGCGGATCATTCCGGGATCTTACCCGTGAACAGTTGAAGAGCGTGACTATTGAGGATGCGCTTAAACATCCGAATTGGTCAATGGGGTCCAAAATTACGATAGACTCGGCAACGATGGTTAACAAGGGTCTCGAGGTCATTGAAGCACATTGGTTATTTGGTCTTCGATATGATCAGATTAATGTATTGCTTCACCCAGAGAGTGTTATTCATTCCTATGTGGAATTTGATGACACCAGCATCATCGCACAACTGGGGAATCCGGATATGCGCGTTCCCATTCAATATGCACTGACTTACCCTGACCGCTTGCCATCACCAGCACAGCGTCTGTCTCTTGCTCAAGCTGGAAAATTACATTTCCGTGAGATGGATATGGAACGGTTCCCGTGTTTAAGAATGGCGTATGAGTGTGGTAAAATGGGAGGAACCGGAACAACGGCGTTTAATGCAGCCAACGAGGTTGCTGTAGCCCGTTTCTTGCGTAAAGAGATTTCATTCCTTAAAATAGAAGATATTATTGCTTCTGTGCTGGAAGCACACCACAATGTGGACGAGCCTGATCTGCAGGAGATCGCGCGTTGTGATCAGGAGAGCCGTAAGCTTGCGGCCAGTCTGTAA
- the tsf gene encoding translation elongation factor Ts gives MAVNASAVKELRERTGAGMLDCKKALEEANGDVTKAAELLREKGLSAAASKAGRAATEGVVESYIHAGGRIGVLVEVNCETDFVGKTDQFKDFVKDVAMQIAAANPKFVTREEVPADELEKEKEILKAQALNEGKPEKIIEKMVEGRIGKYYEEYCLLEQTFVKDPDKTISQLLNEKISQIGENISIRRFVRYELGEGLEKKVDNFVEEVMSQVNK, from the coding sequence ATGGCAGTTAATGCGAGTGCGGTAAAAGAACTTCGCGAAAGAACGGGCGCTGGTATGCTCGATTGTAAAAAAGCACTGGAAGAAGCAAATGGTGATGTAACAAAAGCAGCTGAATTGTTGCGTGAGAAAGGTCTCTCTGCAGCAGCAAGCAAAGCAGGCCGTGCAGCCACTGAAGGCGTTGTAGAATCTTACATCCACGCTGGTGGACGCATTGGTGTCTTGGTTGAAGTTAACTGTGAAACTGACTTCGTTGGTAAAACGGATCAATTTAAGGATTTCGTTAAAGATGTAGCTATGCAAATCGCTGCAGCTAATCCTAAATTCGTTACACGCGAAGAAGTTCCTGCAGATGAGCTTGAAAAAGAAAAAGAAATCCTGAAAGCTCAAGCTCTTAACGAAGGCAAACCAGAGAAAATCATTGAAAAAATGGTTGAAGGCCGTATCGGTAAATACTACGAAGAGTACTGCCTGCTGGAACAAACTTTCGTAAAAGATCCAGACAAAACGATCTCTCAATTGCTGAACGAAAAAATCAGCCAAATTGGTGAAAACATCTCCATCCGTCGTTTCGTTCGTTACGAACTGGGTGAAGGTCTTGAGAAAAAAGTAGACAACTTCGTAGAAGAAGTAATGTCCCAAGTAAACAAATAA